The Acanthopagrus latus isolate v.2019 chromosome 6, fAcaLat1.1, whole genome shotgun sequence genome includes a region encoding these proteins:
- the klhdc7a gene encoding kelch domain-containing protein 7A: MPIAELLGVQVDMQLLLKLSLSVAAVLLVSWAYRFYTSRDAKKIQASVKDNKETENATCQNCKTTLRCQNSQKPDTGVEAEQPRPSHTSSATDDQTSDNSEETPSQAEKNEDAHGDKAICLKGEIFTHQKPTEVATSNISFGSALNLPHPTESGMASTTGRRSPCFLQKLEGSVGVGRELRQDFERQGAYSSFLSKAEIKVEDANVVLEGTGDQIVRGKIYDYFVESCSHSITDSNTMPGHFERNSESSPGEFGSRGSSPTESPSSLSPIIMRDLVLPQRTAEDSSALGSLKLRHPARPALLRKESYLSAAEQSELSIPSLTSRASTQMTHTVVSTNEETISVHTMIFSSTDSKEPNLREGADLETVAGAPFLHLPAKALDSIDFEKLRSQLDLGNCVETLYLAKKHGQTSVQQAALGVMSDNYLQVLREPNLYGRLMAGERERIQKQRMRGRRFVMAADMDPQDWARSAAGQTAETEQRRTSSAVYYYDDYKDAWHTLCLIPQEVISKACAMCTMDNYLFVAVGCQGTDREMTPSKRVFCYNPLTSIWKEISPMNEARPRCKLAALEGYIYAIGGECLSSVERYDPRLDRWTFVAPLPNDTFAVAHHVTVCNGELFVSGGTLRYMLLRYSPKTNAWRKGLLLSSKDRTADMVAVGRFLYRFDTNPLLGVSVYRYHTVARLWYECSSKRLQHCPAFQCVTMDDMIFCICRQFTMRFEADEISPAFMDENLSVLSAAKGILFPFVLSLPDKKPRQTSV, encoded by the coding sequence ATGCCCATCGCAGAGCTTTTGGGAGTCCAGGTCGACATGCAGCTGCTGTTGAAGCTGAGCCTCTCGGTGGCTGCGGTGCTGCTGGTGTCTTGGGCCTACAGGTTTTACACCTCCAGGGATGCGAAGAAAATTCAGGCCTCtgtcaaagacaacaaagagacagaaaatgccACCTGCCAAAACTGCAAGACGACTCTCCGCTGTCAGAACTCGCAAAAGCCCGACACCGGTGTTGAAGCCGAGCAACCCAGGCCCTCGCACACATCCTCAGCCACTGACGACCAGACATCTGACAACAGCGAGGAAACACCAAGCCAGGCTGAAAAGAATGAGGATGCACACGGTGACAAAGCTATCTGCTTGAAAGGAGAGATCTTCACTCATCAGAAGCCGACAGAGGTTGCCACCAGTAATATTTCATTTGGATCTGCTTTGAACCTTCCTCATCCAACAGAGAGTGGGATGGCCAGTACAACGGGGCGCCGCTCCCCGTGCTTTTTGCAGAAGCTGGAGGGCAGCGTGGGTGTCGGCAGGGAGTTAAGGCAGGACTTTGAACGCCAGGGGGCTTactccagcttcctctccaAGGCGGAGATCAAAGTGGAGGATGCGAACGTGGTGCTGGAAGGAACAGGAGACCAGATTGTGCGCGGAAAGATATATGATTATTTTGTGGAATCTTGCTCTCACTCGATTACAGACTCAAATACTATGCCGGGTCATTTTGAGAGAAACTCTGAGTCAAGCCCAGGGGAGTTTGGGAGTCGTGGCAGCAGCCCTACAGAATCTCCTTCGTCTCTGAGCCCCATCATTATGCGTGATCTGGTTTTACCACAAAGAACTGCTGAGGATTCGTCCGCACTGGGAAGCCTCAAGCTGAGGCACCCCGCAAGGCCCGCACTCCTACGCAAGGAGAGCtatctgtctgcagctgagcagtCTGAGCTCTCCATCCCCTCTCTAACATCAAGAGCCTCGACTCAAATGACTCACACTGTGGTCTCAACCAACGAAGAGACCATCTCTGTTCACACTATGATCTTTAGTTCGACAGACAGCAAAGAGCCTAATTTGAGGGAGGGGGCAGATCTAGAGACAGTAGCAGGGGCTCCGTTTCTACACCTTCCAGCAAAAGCCCTTGACAGCATAGATTTTGAAAAGTTGAGGAGTCAACTTGATCTGGGTAACTGTGTGGAGACGCTGTACTTGGCTAAGAAACACGGGCAGACCTCTGTGCAGCAAGCAGCCCTGGGAGTCATGTCAGACAACTACCTGCAGGTGCTCAGGGAGCCCAACCTTTATGGGCGGCTGATGGCTGGGGAGCGGGAACGAATCCAGAAGCAGAGAATGAGAGGGAGAAGGTTCGTCATGGCGGCAGACATGGACCCTCAGGACTGGGCGAGGAGCGCAGCAGGTCAGAcggcagagacagagcagaggaggacatCCAGTGCAGTGTACTATTATGATGACTACAAAGACGCCTGGCATACACTCTGCCTCATCCCACAGGAGGTCATCTCCAAAGCATGTGCCATGTGCACAATGGATAACTACTTATTTGTGGCAGTGGGCTGCCAaggcacagacagagaaatgacaCCCTCAAAGCGAGTGTTTTGCTACAATCCTTTGACATCCATTTGGAAGGAGATCAGTCCTATGAATGAAGCCAGGCCACGCTGCAAACTGGCAGCTCTGGAGGGCTACATCTACGCCATCGGAGGGGAGTGCCTTTCCTCAGTGGAGCGCTATGACCCGCGATTGGACAGATGGACATTTGTGGCTCCACTGCCTAATGATACGTTTGCTGTGGCGCATCACGTCACGGTGTGCAACGGAGAGCTTTTCGTTTCCGGGGGAACGCTCCGATACATGCTCCTGCGCTACAGCCCCAAAACCAACGCCTGGAGGAAGGGTCTGTTACTCAGCAGCAAAGACAGGACTGCAGACATGGTCGCTGTGGGGAGATTTCTGTATCGCTTTGATACCAACCCGCTGCTGGGTGTCAGCGTGTACCGCTACCATACAGTGGCTCGGCTGTGGTACGAGTGCAGCTCCAAGCGGCTTCAGCACTGCCCGGCCTTCCAGTGTGTCACAATGGACGACATGATCTTTTGTATTTGCCGCCAGTTCACCATGAGGTTTGAGGCTGATGAAATCTCTCCTGCTTTCATGGATGAGAATTTGAGTGTCCTCTCCGCGGCAAAGGGCATACTTTTCCCCTTTGTCCTCTCGCTCCCTGATAAGAAGCCCCGGCAGACCAGCGTTTAA
- the c6h1orf158 gene encoding uncharacterized protein C1orf158 homolog: protein MNLKAAAPDKWAQTGWRIEQKYANKVLLGNWAEDRLQFTREPKTDNSTNRVDYRPHWDFKPDVSERRSALLRAEGLPSKLLFAHHAPPSSHYLVTHYEESYGHKHTNALPTLRPWHPDSGSTWQLERSDRPISALQTGSGPLRSTKPRLEKQQSHLPSLTVYRSAYQRQPLSSFCQRHFSRAPRALSSHLHAANHNNKDLDLRGRSLLQIPDPGSGRCPQSQQAQRRHCRS from the exons ATGAACCTGAAAGCAGCGGCACCGGATAAGTGGGCCCAAACCGGCTGGAGAATAGAGCAGAAGTATGCAAACAAGGTGCTGTTAGGCAACTGGGCGGAAGACAGGCTTCAG TTCACTCGGGAGCCAAAGACAGACAACAGCACCAATCGTGTGGACTACCGGCCCCACTGGGACTTCAAGCCAGACGTCTCTGAGAGAAGATCTGCCCTGCTGAGAGCTGAG GGGCTTCCATCCAAGTTGCTGTTTGCCCACCATGCCCCACCATCCTCTCATTACTTGGTCACGCATTATGAAGAGAGCTACGGGCATAAGCACACCAATGCTTTGCCCACTCTGCGACCCTGGCATCCAGACAGCGGCTCGACATGGCAGCTTGAGAGGTCTGACCGGCCAATTTCTG CCCTTCAAACCGGCTCTGGCCCTCTGCGGTCCACAAAGCCCCGTTTGGAAAAGCAGCAGTCACACCTCCCATCACTGACCGTGTACAGGTCAGCATACCAGAGGCAACCACTTAGTTCCTTCTGCCAGCGCCACTTTTCCAGGGCTCCACGCGCGCTCTCCAGCCACCTGCACGCAGCCAATCACAACAACAAGGACCTGGACCTGAGAGGGCGCTCGCTGTTACAAATCCCGGATCCCGGTTCCGGTCGGTGTCCACAATCACAACAGGCTCAGAGGCGACACTGTCGCTCTTGA
- the aadacl4 gene encoding arylacetamide deacetylase-like 4 isoform X2 — translation MNSDIPRGVANSGKLHMVHGLFVGIAIVGRILQRLGVCQQVSFNRWFVACFLTHLNPVPAGLRVKDLTFSEVPVRVYEPTTVCDGLRRALVYFHGGGWVSGSIDSVDEVCRHIAKESGTTVVSVGYRLAPEHRYPAQLDDCETATCHFLSVAEAEFSVDPRRVAVGGDSTGANLAAALCQRLARREDGHLPSPRAQVLIYPALQMADFNLPSYQQNHAVPILFRGRMAFYFLQYINGDMSVCQDVLEGIHVPTELRPCFKEWLSPSNLPPECLARGVSEQPTPEYDGQVYHAIKPGLEHEVSPLLADDAIIQKTPPTFILTCEYDVLRDDGILYRKRLLDLEKDVTWQHVKEGFHGMINFFNQGWLSFPSALQVVDCVVDYVQTL, via the exons ATGAATTCAGACATTCCTCGTGGGGTTGCAAATAGTGGGAAACTGCACATGGTTCATGGCTTGTTCGTCGGCATAGCAATTGTG GGCCGGATCCTGCAGCGTCTGGGTGTTTGTCAACAGGTCAGCTTCAACCGCTGGTTTGTGGCCTGTTTCCTGACTCACTTAAATCCAGTTCCTGCGGGCCTGCGAGTGAAGGACCTGACATTTTCAGAGGTGCCAGTGCGAGTCTATGAACCTACCACTGTGTGTGACGGCTTGAGAAGGGCACTCGTGTATTTCCACGGAGGAGGATGGGTGTCGGGCAGTATAG ATTCTGTTGATGAAGTCTGTCGGCACATCGCCAAAGAGTCGGGCACCACTGTGGTTTCTGTTGG GTACCGATTAGCCCCTGAGCACAGGTACCCTGCCCAGCTGGATGACTGCGAGACAGCGacgtgtcacttcctgtctgtggctgaGGCAGAGTTCAGCGTAGACCCACGCAGAGTGGCAGTCGGAGGAGACAGCACTGGGGCTAACCTGGCAGCAGCACTGTGCCAAAGGCTGgcgaggagagaggatggacaTCTGCCGTCCCCCCGCGCTCAGGTCCTCATCTACCCAGCCCTGCAGATGGCAGATTTCAACCTGCCCTCATACCAGCAGAATCATGCTGTGCCCATATTGTTTCGTGGCCGGATGGCGTTCTATTTCCTACAGTACATCAATGGGGACATGTCTGTGTGCCAGGACGTGTTGGAAGGCATTCATGTCCCCACCGAGCTCAGGCCGTGCTTTAAGGAGTGGCTCTCCCCTTCCAACCTACCACCTGAGTGCCTTGCACGGGGCGTCTCTGAGCAGCCAACCCCAGAGTATGATGGGCAAGTGTATCACGCAATCAAACCTGGTTTGGAACATGAGGTCTCACCTTTACTGGCGGACGACGCCATCATTCAGAAAACCCCGCCCACCTTCATCCTGACCTGTGAGTACGATGTCCTGAGGGATGACGGGATTCTTTATAGGAAACGGCTGCTTGACTTGGAAAAAGACGTCACCTGGCAGCATGTGAAGGAGGGATTTCACGGCATGATTAACTTCTTTAACCAGGGCTGGCTCAGCTTTCCCTCTGCACTGCAGGTTGTCGATTGTGTCGTTGACTATGTGCAAACACTGTAA
- the aadacl4 gene encoding arylacetamide deacetylase-like 4 isoform X1 — MDIGSAILIIGFAALVAAFLLLVIGLVYSELMNSDIPRGVANSGKLHMVHGLFVGIAIVGRILQRLGVCQQVSFNRWFVACFLTHLNPVPAGLRVKDLTFSEVPVRVYEPTTVCDGLRRALVYFHGGGWVSGSIDSVDEVCRHIAKESGTTVVSVGYRLAPEHRYPAQLDDCETATCHFLSVAEAEFSVDPRRVAVGGDSTGANLAAALCQRLARREDGHLPSPRAQVLIYPALQMADFNLPSYQQNHAVPILFRGRMAFYFLQYINGDMSVCQDVLEGIHVPTELRPCFKEWLSPSNLPPECLARGVSEQPTPEYDGQVYHAIKPGLEHEVSPLLADDAIIQKTPPTFILTCEYDVLRDDGILYRKRLLDLEKDVTWQHVKEGFHGMINFFNQGWLSFPSALQVVDCVVDYVQTL; from the exons ATGGACATCGGCTCTGCAATTTTAATAATTGGCTTCGCTGCTCTTGTTGCAGCCTTCCTCCTTCTGGTAATTGGACTTGTGTACTCCGAGCTGATGAATTCAGACATTCCTCGTGGGGTTGCAAATAGTGGGAAACTGCACATGGTTCATGGCTTGTTCGTCGGCATAGCAATTGTG GGCCGGATCCTGCAGCGTCTGGGTGTTTGTCAACAGGTCAGCTTCAACCGCTGGTTTGTGGCCTGTTTCCTGACTCACTTAAATCCAGTTCCTGCGGGCCTGCGAGTGAAGGACCTGACATTTTCAGAGGTGCCAGTGCGAGTCTATGAACCTACCACTGTGTGTGACGGCTTGAGAAGGGCACTCGTGTATTTCCACGGAGGAGGATGGGTGTCGGGCAGTATAG ATTCTGTTGATGAAGTCTGTCGGCACATCGCCAAAGAGTCGGGCACCACTGTGGTTTCTGTTGG GTACCGATTAGCCCCTGAGCACAGGTACCCTGCCCAGCTGGATGACTGCGAGACAGCGacgtgtcacttcctgtctgtggctgaGGCAGAGTTCAGCGTAGACCCACGCAGAGTGGCAGTCGGAGGAGACAGCACTGGGGCTAACCTGGCAGCAGCACTGTGCCAAAGGCTGgcgaggagagaggatggacaTCTGCCGTCCCCCCGCGCTCAGGTCCTCATCTACCCAGCCCTGCAGATGGCAGATTTCAACCTGCCCTCATACCAGCAGAATCATGCTGTGCCCATATTGTTTCGTGGCCGGATGGCGTTCTATTTCCTACAGTACATCAATGGGGACATGTCTGTGTGCCAGGACGTGTTGGAAGGCATTCATGTCCCCACCGAGCTCAGGCCGTGCTTTAAGGAGTGGCTCTCCCCTTCCAACCTACCACCTGAGTGCCTTGCACGGGGCGTCTCTGAGCAGCCAACCCCAGAGTATGATGGGCAAGTGTATCACGCAATCAAACCTGGTTTGGAACATGAGGTCTCACCTTTACTGGCGGACGACGCCATCATTCAGAAAACCCCGCCCACCTTCATCCTGACCTGTGAGTACGATGTCCTGAGGGATGACGGGATTCTTTATAGGAAACGGCTGCTTGACTTGGAAAAAGACGTCACCTGGCAGCATGTGAAGGAGGGATTTCACGGCATGATTAACTTCTTTAACCAGGGCTGGCTCAGCTTTCCCTCTGCACTGCAGGTTGTCGATTGTGTCGTTGACTATGTGCAAACACTGTAA